The Brassica napus cultivar Da-Ae chromosome C1, Da-Ae, whole genome shotgun sequence DNA segment ttcctaattaaaacggaaatcgacagtgcgaattccGGTTCCCACAATAGGTGCGAGTAGTGACCGAGAAGACTAGAGTGGTGGTTTGAGAAGTTCGGAGTGTGATGACTCTGGAGCCCTGACGCCTCCACAACAATCTTATCCGAGGATAAGATTAGCTTTTGGTGAGTCGGCACCTTCATCGTCGGTTTTAGTCGTCCTCAGAATGACAAGCCCGTCTTCGAAGAGTCGACTATCGCGCAAGGAAAAAGGGAAAGACATTGTTTACGCCCCGAGCCCAGGTGGAGATTTCTTGGTGAATGGTAGTCCGTTAGATGAATTCGATCTGATCCATCGTGACGCCATGCCGGATACGGAGAACATGAGTTTATCTCAGCGTCTTCTGGTCACCGAATCGCATAGGCAAATTCGGGAGGAAGCCGCCAATCGTACCGACATAGGCGCAAGCAGTGACCGAGAAGACCAGAGTGGTGGTTTGAGAAGTTCGGAGTGTGATGACTCTGGAGCCCTGACGCCTCCATAACGATCTTATCCGAGGGTTTGCTTCGATCAGATAGACTGCAGGCCTACGGTATATCATCCTAGCAGGATCTTTGAGGAACTTTCCCCACTTCCTCCGGAATCCTTGCGTGATCCGCGGGCTGAAGGCCAGTCATGGAGAACGTATTTGACTCCTGTTCCTCTCATAAGTCGGTGAAGGACTTACTGTGGCGGTATGGAGGCGCCGGCATCACTTACATTATTCCTTCCAATGGGCAACGTCCTTGGTCGCCTCCGGTTGGCTATCAGTGTGTCTACGAATCTTATTTCGGGGACCAGACAAAACTATGGTTCCCCATTCCCCGACTCGTTACGTCTTACGCATTTCGTCGGGACATTGCGATCTGCCAATTGCTCAACGGGTCACTGAGCATTACGGTCATGCTGATGGTGATGGCCGCGGAGATAGACATTTCGATGAGTGTGAGAGTGTTCGAGGAGTTGACTTTCACAAAGGCAGAACCGAACGCGATATTCTCGGTGAAGATGCGTTCGAACTACAACGTCTTGACCGGGCATCCCAACAAGACGAAAGACTGGCAGCGTTCGAATTTTTACGTCAAATGCGACGAATATGCCTTCACAGAGCCTCCTGGGGATGACTATCGTGTTCTCTGGAATAAAACACTTGGTAGATAAAGTTTATTAATGTCTCGTTGTACTTTTGTCATTGCAGTTCGCCATCCGAACACGATCGCATACCCGGAGAAGTTCTTTGAGAGTGCCCAGGCGATCGCAGCCCACAGCCATCTCCCCTGGCCTGATCTTAGTCGAGAGTGGATAAGGCGGCAACAGGCTCGAATTGCTAGAGGTAAGGTCGTCGGGCTTTTATTTCGTTAATACCTTCCTTCACGCTGACTTCACGTCTTGACCGTCTCTTTTGTTCTGCAGTCGATTGGGAGTCGATACTTCCGGTTGTGCTTGGCCCTCGTAAATCTCGCCTTTCCTTGTTTACTAGGAACAACAAAAGCTTTTGAACAAAGCCAGAGAGATGGAGGGAGTTCCAGACTTGAGTGCGCTGCTGAAAGGGCAACTCCAAATGTTGTCGACGAAGTCGTCTTCAGCTGGGGCCTCTGACGCTAGACGTGAGCTTGTTGAGGGAGACGTAAACTTTGAGTCACTGGCCCAGAATCCAAAAAGGAAACGACCGGCAAAGCGAAGAAACGTGCTGCCGAAGGAGAGTAGTCTGGCTTTCTCGAGAAAAATGCTCCTTTGGAGGAGGCCCCGTCTTCTGCTGATGCTTCTAAGGTctcaagaaaaaagaagaagaagaaggacggGAAGAAGAGACCTCGTGAGGATCCTTCTATTGGACAACAGGAGACCCCGGCGGTGGTTGGAGAGGACGATATGGAGACCCCTGTCCAGACTGGTTCTAATCGAGAGTCGCCTGAGGAACGTCCcaagaagaaagtgaagaagaaaATGGTGGAAGAAGGGTTGGAAGATCCTTCGAGGAGTGGAGGAAAAGCCACTGGGTCTAGGGGTGAGCCTCGGAATGAGTCTCCATCGAGTGAGAGACTCGCTCCTTCGTTGGTGGTGAGGAAGGATGCTCGGAGTGAACGCTCTCTGCCGAAGAATGGGAGAATTGAATTCCCAGATCGTGTGGAGTTCTTGTATGACGAGAAGACCCCTTTAATGCTCAATCCTCTCCAGTGCGCGGAGCTGACGCGCCAGATCCGTGGTGGGACGAGGGAGTTGCCGCCAATCGGGGATCTATACTTCAAGGACGAGTACATTGACGCTGCTTCTGCGAGCAAACGTGTATCCTACTTTCCTCTCTCCCTCCCCCTTTTTTTACGAAGTCAAATAATACTTCTTCGTGGACTAAGGGGGACCATCCTTGTTTTTGGCATTGTGCATAGCGACGGGAGTATGAACTATCTCGTCGAAAAATACGACAGCGCCTTGAAGCAGATGATGATCTAACTAGGTGCATCGGAAAAACTTGTGCGGGCCAAGCTGAGCGTGATCGAGAGATTACGTGCCGAGAATAAGAAGGCTAGCGACAAAGtggctgaggagaaagaagTTCTCCGAGCTAAATTCGAAGAGCTTGAAGGCAAGCTAAAAGCCGATCGACTCGCGAAGAATGAGATGATGCGCGAGAAGAATCATCTGGAGCGAAACGGTTCTGCCCTTGAGAAGGAGAAGGCGGAACTCGAGGGAGAGAGGGACGCAGTCGTTGAGACGTTAGTCAAGGAGAGGCAACGCTTGAGGGACTCTCGAATCCGGGAAGTTACTTGCGAGAGGGTCAGGGTCCAAACTGCTATGGGGGACAAGTCCACTCGCTGCTTTGGTCGGGTGAGAGACTATTTGGCTCGTCTCGACGCCTTCGAGAAAGCCAAGAgctttgatatcttgcatatttacattgttttatccatttattcatgtgcattttcatcatatagattaggatttagccatgtctaggttgcattttgcatacatatgtctctattaggtattggagtaccacatgaagttcttggagacatttgagtgcgtttggagctcaaaagaggtgattaaGGTGATTGTTGGACGAGcaatgcatgggagcgacctaccggagcgacgccatgaactcgctcgccatttacgcttcggagcgacctcctagagcgacaaggtgaagtcgctccagctcctagagcgacctcaccacagcgacacccagaggtcgctcgggttgtgtcgatttgagagcgacgaacaagccgggagcgacctcctagagcgacaccctaaggtcgctcgcgtttgtggtttctgagcaagccgggagcgatgtcttcagagcgacacagccaggtcgctcgcgaggagacgacccgggagcgacgtcttcggagcgacacagccaggttgCTCGCGAAGAAAtgacccgggagcgacctctcgcagcgacgtgccgaggtcgttccgcgtctatttgtttggccgaattcatgttttctcaagggccttttagtcatttcattatgcatgtttttacttttcaaaaacctATGCTTTAAGGACCTTTGGTAGCCACCAGAGGAGGACATCTTTTTTCTGaagaacaactagtaaaactacttttgattcagatttcattgctttcatcttgtgttcttgttgatttcttatctatttctctacatgattaatctgaaatccaatatgggtttaagaggaatcatggagattagtgagtaatcaccttttgaattcatgggttagggagatcaagggtgattaggttagttctaggatgtttaggtgtagatcattcttgttccttgctagtagagtattctttatacatcttctgagttggccactcaaaagttgatcaatttgcatttcccacccaaaaggtgtttgatgaaatgcctgagacaactctcctaagcttttagtatactttgccaaagacatttgttgttaaaggtgctaagatagctaatagacttgttagaaatgattgctttcacattattcaaccaaagacatttgatgtttgagatatgttagcaaatgagcattcatctagacatagagcttgcttagaattgtgtctaggcttaaggtcgatagtttgattgatcatttgtcatccttagttcgatacttgatcacccaaggtctaatccctatgcccatgagttctcttttcccttagtcaagaaagtatcattctgtaattgctttctagtattagtagtagtttaaaactcatctaaatcattggttgcacttagattaagtgagtacttgcattctcggtgctttgatatccctcagaactggttcgacattcacttATACTACAACGTTTGTTTTAGGAGACTtgaaactcctaacatcaagcTTGTATGGGCAGGCATCAGGGACGAGAAAATGCCTCGAGGTACTAAGGGACAACGGAACGGAGATCCCGCAGGGCATGATAGATATATTTGCAGAGCAGGAGAAGCTTCATGAGGCCGAGGTCGCTAGACTTTGCCTCGACCCGCTCTCCGAGAGTGACCTTACTCTGTCCCCACTTAACCTTCCTTCTAGATTTGTTAGTGAGGAGTTTATGGCAACGCTCGACCCGTACGGGTCAAATGTCGGCTTGATTGGGTCCGACTTGGCTTCCCAGCTTATTACTTCACGCGAAGTCGGCGAGGATCAGTCCGCGGAGCCGACGGTAGATGTCACATCTGCTCCCAGAGAACAGGTTGCGGCTATGGAGAGGAGCCCCGAAAAAGAGAACCTCGAGGTGGACGACGCCTTAGCTAAGAAAGGGGGAACCGAGAAACTAGGCTCTGAGGGACCTGTTCTTGTTTCCGATACTTCTTCTGAGAGGCGAGGAGACGAGGAGGAGGGAAGTGATCAAGGTAGGAAGACGCTGTCACCGAGACCTAACGAGGAGGAAGTGACAAGCGAGATCGAGAGGAGTACTTCGAGCGTCCTACCTTTAGAAGTGAATCTTCTCGCTCCTGTTCCTACTCCAGTTGAGAGCCCAGGATCTCCCTGCTTCGAAACTCTTGACGGGGAGCGGAGAAGACGATGGTTCCGTTGCTTGAGCCTTCGTTTATGTTGTACTTTATTTACTACATCTTTTTGGAGTGTGTTTGTGGCCCTGGTGGGCCCTTTTGTTGTATGTTTAGATGCATTATCTCTTTGTCGGCGAGTTGCTATGTTAAGCAGgccttttaaattttatgcGTGCCTCTTATAAGTTCTTACAAAGTTTGAGTAAGTCTCAATCTACCCGAA contains these protein-coding regions:
- the LOC106393163 gene encoding meiosis-specific protein ASY2-like, with product MENVFDSCSSHKSVKDLLWRYGGAGITYIIPSNGQRPWSPPVGYQCVYESYFGDQTKLWFPIPRLVTSYAFRRDIAICQLLNGSLSITVMLMVMAAEIDISMSVRVFEELTFTKAEPNAIFSVKMRSNYNVLTGHPNKTKDWQRSNFYVKCDEYAFTEPPGDDYRVLWNKTLVRHPNTIAYPEKFFESAQAIAAHSHLPWPDLSREWIRRQQARIARVDWESILPEQQKLLNKAREMEGVPDLSALLKGQLQMLSTKSSSAGASDARRELVEGDAPSSADASKVSRKKKKKKDGKKRPREDPSIGQQETPAVVGEDDMETPVQTGSNRESPEERPKKKVKKKMVEEGLEDPSRSGGKATGSRGEPRNESPSSERLAPSLVVRKDARSERSLPKNGRIEFPDRVEFLYDEKTPLMLNPLQCAELTRQIRGGTRELPPIGDLYFKDEYIDAASASKRLSVIERLRAENKKASDKVAEEKEVLRAKFEELEGKLKADRLAKNEMMREKNHLERNGSALEKEKAELEGERDAVVETLVKERQRLRDSRIREVTCERVRVQTAMGDKSTRCFGRASGTRKCLEVLRDNGTEIPQGMIDIFAEQEKLHEAEVARLCLDPLSESDLTLSPLNLPSRFVSEEFMATLDPYGSNVGLIGSDLASQLITSREVGEDQSAEPTVDVTSAPREQVAAMERSPEKENLEVDDALAKKGGTEKLGSEGPVLVSDTSSERRGDEEEGSDQGRKTLSPRPNEEEVTSEIERSTSSLRAQDLPASKLLTGSGEDDGSVA